CTGATGGGCGACGATGTCGTGCATCTCCCGAGCGATCCGGGTGCGCTCGGCAGCAACCGCGCGCTCCGCTTCCACGCTGCGCTCGCGCTCGAGATGCTCGGCCCGCTCTTCGAGCAGACGCAAGTACTCGCCCCGGAATCGGTAGCGTCGTCCCACGTACCACAGGCCAGCCACCATCATCGCCCCGAGCATGCCGCTGATGCTCGGTGGGTTGACGATAAAGGAGTCAACGGCGACGAACGCCAGCGCCGCCAGCATGGCGATCAGGCTGGCGCGGCTGTCTTTCGCGTGCCGGCCGACGCTGTAGAGGGAAAACGCCAGCGCGAAGATCCCGCCGGTCATCGACCCGAGGTAGACCAGCACGCTGGCCCCGAGCACGACGTAATGGGTGGACAGCGGATGGCTTCGTCGCCACAGCAACGCCAGGTTGCCCACGAAAGCGCACACGAAGGTGCCCACGTCCACGAAGCTCCTCACCGCCATGTTCGCCTGAGCCCATAGCAACAAGGTCAGCGTAAAGGAGAGCAACGCGATCAGGAGATCCGTCGATAACGGCCAGCGTTGAGCGGGGGCGAGCAGAGGTCGCCACACGCGTACGCCCGCGATCGTGGCGTGTTCAGCCACGGCGATGGCGAAGGTGGCGAGCGCCGGCACCCGGACCCGGTCGGTTCATGGACAGAGCCTAAACCTCGCCGCGAGGCTTGTCATACCCATCGCGTCGGATCGAGGCGGCAGTGGATCTACGACTTTTGGGGGAGGG
This genomic window from Pseudomonadota bacterium contains:
- a CDS encoding sensor histidine kinase, yielding MPALATFAIAVAEHATIAGVRVWRPLLAPAQRWPLSTDLLIALLSFTLTLLLWAQANMAVRSFVDVGTFVCAFVGNLALLWRRSHPLSTHYVVLGASVLVYLGSMTGGIFALAFSLYSVGRHAKDSRASLIAMLAALAFVAVDSFIVNPPSISGMLGAMMVAGLWYVGRRYRFRGEYLRLLEERAEHLERERSVEAERAVAAERTRIAREMHDIVAHQ